The sequence GAGTAAATAATAAAGTATCAGAGCGGTAAGAAGTATATAGGCAACTGCTTGTGTAATTGCGGCAATTTTTAATGTATCGGGGTCGGTCTCAATATCAAAGGTCAGGAGTATTGAGATTACAGTGAAGGCGGAACTTACAAGAAAATAAATCAATGCGATTTTCAGGGGTCTTTTCTTCAAAAAATTTGTAAATTTAGCAGGACTGTTGTTGTCCATAGAGCCACCGCGGGCAAATTAGGGTAATTTTTTTATTTAATATAAATAAAATTTTGTTTTATTTTCCGTAATGATACTTTCAAATTGAATTATTATCATCCCAATTTATTTATGGAGAACCAATGAAAAGACATATTTCATTTTTATTCCTGTTTCTGATATCCGGTTTTATGACGGCTCAAACTAAAAAAATCGAGTTTGTCCATTATAAACTCGATAACGGTTTGAATGTCATTTTGCACCGGGATAACTCGACTCCGATCGTAGCCGTTACGGTGTTGTATCACGTCGGAAGCAAAAACGAAGACCCGGAACGTACGGGCTTTGCGCATTTTTTCGAACATCTGATGTTCGAGGGCTCGCCCAATATTGGGAGGGGAGAATATTTTAAGATTGTGGAATCTGCCGGAGGGCAATTGAATGCAAATACTTCATTCGACAGAACTTTTTATTATGAAATACTCCCTTCGAATCAGCTTGAACTTGGGCTCTATCTCGAATCCGAAAGGATGCTTCATCTGAAAATCGACAGTATCGGAGTGGAAACCCAGAGGAAAGTGGTTAAAGAAGAAAGAAAACAGAGCTACGAAAACCGTCCTTACGGTTCGCTGCTCGAAAAGATATTCAGCAACGCATATAAAGTGCATCCGTACAGATGGATTCCGATCGGAAGCGCGCAATATATCGACCAGGCAAAGCTGGAAGAATTCATAGAATTCTATAAGACGTTTTACGTGCCTGAAAATGCTACGCTTTCGATAGCGGGCGACATCGATATTGAAGAAACCAAAAAACTGGTTGAAAAATATTTCGGCGATATTCCAAGAGGGAATAAACCGATTCCGAGACCTGAAGTAGTCGAGCCGCCTCAGCAAAAAGAAATAAGGGAAATAGTCTACGACAACGTACAACTTCCGATGGTTGTGCTTGCATATCACATTCCCGAACAGGGAACGCCCGATTATTACGCATTGCGCCTGCTGACGACTCTGTTGTCGGGAGGAGAAAGCGCTCGTCTTCAAAAGGAAATAAAGGATAAAAAACAGATGGCTTTGGCGGTCGGTTCGATTCCCCTGTCTCTGGAAGACCCCGGACTTTTTATCGTTTACGGACTTACGAACGTAGGCGTTAAAGCCGAAGATCTGGAGAATGCTATTGAATCGGAAATCGATAAAGTAAAAAAAGAATTGATAAGCGAGTACGAATTCCAAAAAGTGCGCAATCAAATTGAATCGGATTTTGTCAATCAAAATTCGAGAGTCGCTGGCATTGCAGAAAATCTTGCCGACTATCTGGTTTATTTCGGCGATCCGAATCTGATTAATACGGAAATCGAACGCTATATGAAAGTTACACGCGAAGATATTAAACGCGTAGCCAATAAATACTTCACGAAAGAAAACAGAGTCGTTCTTTATTATTTGCCCAAATCAATGGAAAAGAAATAAAAATTTAACGGAGCATAGAAATGTTTAAGAAAATAATTTCACTTTTATTAATTGCGGGTTTGATTCCCGTATTGGCTCAAGTCGATCGAAGCCGATTGCCCGAGCCGGGACCCGCGCCCGAAATTCAACTCGGAGAATACGAGTCGTTCGAACTGCCGAACGGTCTCAAAGTTTTCGTGGTGGAAAATCACAAACTGCCGAAAGTTACTTTTTATTTACAAGTCGATTCCGACCCGGCGCTGCAAAAAGAGCAAACCGGATATGTGGAAGCCGTTGGCGAGTTATTGCGAACCGGAACAAAAAACAGAACGAAAGACAAACTCGACGAAGAAATCGATTTTCTGGGCGCTTCGTTTTCAACTTCGGCCGACAATATAACGGCGTCGGCGCTCTCGAAATATAAAGACAAAATATTCGAGATTATGGCTGACGTTATTATGAATTCGGAGTTCAAACAGGAAGAGCTCGACAAGGTCAAAAAACAAATGATTTCCTCTCTTGCGGCATCGAAAGACGAACCGAATGCAATAGCAAGACGAGTTCGTTCGGTGTTGATGTTCGGTAAAGATCATCCGTATGGAGAACTCGAAACGGAAGAAACAGTGAATGCGATCAGTCTGGATGCATGTAAAAATTACTATCAAACATATTTCAAACCCAACATTTCTTATCTGGCAATTGTTGGGGATATTAGTCTTGAAGAAGCAAAACAACTTGTGGAAAAATATCTCGGCGGCTGGCAAAAGGGAAACGTTCCGGAACATAAGTATAACACGCCCAAGCCTCCTCTTATTATGAAAGTTGCAATGGTGGACAGGGCAAATTCCGTCCAATCCGTTATATCGGTTTGTTATCCGGTAGAATTGCCCGTAGGATCGGAAGACGCTATCAAAGCGTCTGTAGCAAATCTGATATTGGGCGGCAGCGCAACGGGTAGATTGTTTATGAATCTCCGCGAAGATAAGGCTTATACCTACGGCGCTTATTCGGCGCTGCGACCGGATCCGATAGTGGGAACTTACTTTGCATTTGCGCAAGTGCGCAACAGCGTTACGGACAGCGCCGTAGCCGAAATATTGAAGGAGATGAAAAGAATACGCAGCGAAAAGGTATCTGAGGACGAATTGGCAAAAGCCAAAAATTATTTGACGGGCAATTTTATTCGCGACCTCGAAAATCCGGCTACGATTGCCCGTTTTGCGGTTAATACAGCGCGTTATAATCTTCCGAAAGATTATTACAAAAATTATCTGAAAAATCTCGCCGCCGTTACGATAGACGACGTGTACAATACGGCAAAAAAATATATAAAGCCGAATAATGCTTACATTCTGGTGGTCGGCAGCGCAGACGAAGTAGCCGACAAGCTGACTAAATTTACAGTTACGAATAAAATCGAATATTACGACATTAACGGCAATCCGTATGACCCGACAATGAAAAAAATACCCGAAGGCTTGACGGCGGAGCAGGTAATCAGAAATTACGTCGAGGCGGTCGGCGGAGCCGACAAGCTTGCGGCGGTTAAGGACAGAACCGTTAAAATGAGCGGATCGATGCAGGGTATGAATGTAAATGTGACGCTCTATCAAAAATACCCCAACAAATTGTACCAGGAAGTCGACGCCGGGGTCTTTAAGCAAAAGACCGTCTTCGACGGCGAGAAAGGTTACGTGGAAGCAATGGGTCAGAAACAGGAACTTCAAGGCGATCAACTCGAGTCGCTCAAAAACGAAGCTCTCGACGCCGTGCTCGATTATTCGAAATACGGAATCACGCCCGAACTGACGGGAATGGAAAACATTAACGGAAAAGACGCATACCGGGTGGTATTGACTTCCGCCGGAGGCAAAAAGACCACGCAATACTACGACCCCGATACTTGGTTGTTAATTAGGAGCGTATCTTCGATTTCGACTCCGCAAGGAAGCTTTACTCAAACAATGGATATGAGCGATTATAAAGAAGTGGACGGGGTTAAATACCCGTTCAAATATATACAGAGTTTCGGACCTCAGTCGATAGAATTAAACGTAAATGGAATTGAGATAAATACAGGTTTGCCGGATTCGTTGTTTGAGGTTAAATAGAGAGGATAAAAAAGCCCCCGCTGAAACGGGGGCTTTTGGTTTATTTGCTTACTGAATTACTTTCACTTCGGATGCTTGAAGACCTTTCGGACCCTGAGTAACACTGAATTCAACTTTGTCGTTTTCATTCAGCGTCTTGTAGCCTTCGCCTACAATCGACTGATAATGAACAAAAACGTCTTCGCCGTTTTCTTGTGAAATAAATCCGTAACCTTTTGAACTGTTAAACCATTTAACAGATCCTGTTTTGCGCTCTGCCATAACAGATGCTCCTTAAAATAAATTTGTAAATACGTTTATTTTAGACAGAGGTTAAGAACTACTGAGGGTTCGAGCGGGTTGCTTCTACTACTTCGTATACTTCTAAAACAACTGTCTTACGGGTACTAACTTAAGAAATTATTCTTTTACTTCCAAATGAATAATAAAAAGCGGTTTGTATAAAACGATGCCGTTGCATTTGCAGAAGGGTTTTCTGAATTGTACAAAAAAAAGCCCCGTCGTTGCGGGGCTTCTGAAATTTATTTTTATATTACTTTCACTTCGGTAGCTTGCAGCCCCTTGGGACCCTGAGTAATATTGAATTCCACGTTGTCGTTTTCGTCTAAGGATTTGTATCCCTGGCTTACGATAGCCTGATAATGAACGAATACGTCTTCGCCGTTTTCTTGTGAAATAAATCCGTAACCTTTTGAGCTGTTAAACCATTTAACAGTTCCTGTTTTGCGCTCTGCCATAAGAGTGCTCCTTTTTTTGATTGTTGTTTGTGTTTTTTTATGACAGGTGCTATGGAACTACTACTGAGGGTTAAGCGGTTTGCTATTACTTCTTAGTAAACTTCTATATCAACTGTCTTTCAATAACAAACATACGTAAATAATAATTAATATCCTAATGGAACAAAAAATAAATTTAGTATCGTTAAAAAATGCGTGATTTCGGATATTTTGCCGGCATAATCCGGGCGTTTACCGAATAGATGTTTTAGATAATACAAATATTCTCCACTTTTCTTAAGAAGATTTTTGAAATATGCTTGACAGAACAACGAAGAGGTTATATATTTGAGGAAACGAATTACACAAATTTCGTTTCCATAGAATAGGATTAAAGGTGTTATTTTGAGCGAAAATTTAGAATTACAGGATCGTATTTTAGCCTTAGCCGAAGAGAAATTCCAAAAATACGGCTTCGGCAAAGTTACAATGGAAGAAATTGCCGCCGACCTCGGCATCAGTAAAAAGACATTATACAAACATTTTTCCAACAAAGAACATATTCTCCGAGAAGTAATTAAGAAGATTAAGGTCGATTTCGAAACATTTTTTGACGAGCTGTTTAATAACGAAAGCCTCGACTTTTTTGAAAAGCTGAAACGGCTTATGGAATATGTGACGAAAAATTCAGCCCGCTTTGAAGGAAATATGATAAAAGACCTTGTGCACAATCATCCCGGTATCTGGGCGGAGCTGAAAGAATATCGAAAAGAACAAGCGCGAAGCCGCATTGTCAGAATACTCGACGAAGGAACCAAAAGCGGTTTTTTCAGAAACGATATTCTGAGCGAACTGGTCGCTGTTTTGATTTCTTCCGTTCACAATATTATTACTCCGGAGGTAATCAAGGAACTTCCTATTACGGAAAAGAATGCCCACATCTATTTTTCCCGAATTATTTTCGAAGGCATTCTTACCGATGAAGGAAGGAAAAAGTTAAAGGAATTGGACCTCCCCCAAAAATAAGTTTAATAAACAAAAGAGAGGATAAAAAGTGAAAAAAATCTGGTTGTTAATCGCAATGTCGGCGGGACTTGTTTTCGGTCAAACAAACGAAAAACTCGTCCTCGATATCGATACGGCTATTAAATTAGCCCTCGAGAACAATCCGAATGTTAAAATTGCGCGTATGGAAGTTAACAAGTCGGAAGAAAAATTCAGGGAAACCGTCAGCGGCTATTATCCCAAAATCGACGCAAGCGCGCAGTATCAAAGATATATCAATAAACCGGTTATTTTTCTGCCTCCCGGATCCCCTTTCGGAACGACGCTCGAAATAGGATCGGACAATTCATACAATGCGGCTGTCAGCTTGAGCCTTCCGATTTTTTCTCTTTCCTTAATTGAAGGCACAAAAACTGCCTCGCTCGGAATTGATATTGCAAAAGTAAATTTACGCAACACCGAAATAAAAACAGTTACCAGCGTTAAAAAATCATTCCTCGGCGTATTGCTAGCCCGCGAATATAAAATTGTAATGCAGCAAAGCTTAAAAAACGCACAGGACAATCTCGAAAATATCAGGAAATTAAACGCGCAGGGACTTATGTCCGATTATGATTTGTTGCGCGCCGAAGTCCAGGTGGAAAATTTAAGACCGGCTGTATTGCAAGCCGAAAACAACTATAAATTGGCTCTCGACGGTCTCAAAGTTACAATTGGTCTTGATGCATCTAAAAATATCGACGTAACGGGCGAACTTAATTACGACGAGAATTATATCGTTCCCGAATATAGTGCGGCGCTCGAAGAAGTTTTGAAAAATAATCCTCAGCTCGAAATGCTCGATAAACAGGTCGAAATCAGCCAAAAGAGCGTGTCGTTTCAGAAAGCCGCATATTATCCGTCGCTTGCGGCTTTCAGCAACTATCAATATCAAACCCAGTCGAACGACTTCAAATTCCAGGATTATAAATGGGTAAAAACTTTCCTTGTCGGCGTGCAGGTTCAACTGCCGATATTCAACGGTTTTAAAACAAACGCTCTGGTGGAACAAGCGGAAATTTCGCTCAACCAGGCGGTCGAACAAAAAGAAGGATTCTTAAAAGCAATTAAAACTCAGATAAGCAGCGTTATCTACAATATATCGCAGGCTGTTAAAAGAATAGAAGCGCAGTCGAAAACCGTCGAACAGGCGCAAAAGGGATATGAAATAGCCAAAACGCGACTCGAAAACGGATTGAGCACTCAACTCGAAGTTAACGACGCCGAACTTGCGCTGCGACAGGCTAAATTAAATCGTCTGCAGGCGGTTTACGATTTCCATTCGGCGCTTGCCGATCTGCACGAGTTAACGGGCAAAAGTTTTAATTATGAAATCAAGGAGAACTAAAAATGAAATCGAATAAAATTTTGGCGGCTTTATTGCTTCTCTTGTTTATCGGATTTACCGGTTGTTCTTCGAAAAAAGAAGAAATTAAAGCGGATAAAACCGTGCCGGTCGAAGTAACCATAGTTGTAAAGACCAGCATTGAAAGAGAAATCGAACTCGTCGGCACTCTGCAGCCCTGGAAAGAAGCCAATCTGGGCGCGCAGACAACCGGTAGAGTCGAAAAGATTTTTGTCGAAGAAGGCAGCTATGTTAAAGAAGGCGATCTGCTTTTTCAGATGGACGACACCCAATTGATTCAGGCTAAACTTCAGTACCAACTGGCAAAAGACAATTACGAAAGAATGAAACCGCTCTACGAAACCGGCTCCGTTTCACAGTCTCAGTTTGATCAGGTAAAAGCCGCTTACGAATCGGCTGAGAAATCGTATAACCTTTTGCTTACAAACACTCAATTCAGAGCTCCGTTTTCCGGAGTGGTAACGTCCAAAAAATTGAACGACGGGGAAATCTTTTTGCTGGCGCCCACAGGAGGGGCTCCCACAATTGTAACGTTGATGCAATTAAATCCTTTGAAATTAATTCTGAATGTAAGCGAATCAGATTTTAATCTTGTTAAAACAGGTCAAACTGTAATAGTAAAAACGGATATATATCCCGATAAGGAATTTAAGGGAGTAATTAACAGGATTAATCCTGCTATAAATCCCGCTACAAGGACATTCCAGGCGGAAGTCAAAGTGCCAAATGACGGTAATCTTCTGCGTCCTGGAATGTTTGTAAGGGCTTCAATTGAAATCGGAGCTAAAGACGGCATTATTATAAACCGCTCGGCTGCGTTAAAACAGCTCGGTTCCGACGCTTATTACGGATTCATTGTAAAGAACAATACGGCTAAACGAGTGGAATTAAAATTAGGCAAGGAATTTAATTCTGTTGTGGAAATAGTAAGCGGATTGTCCGAGGGAGATTACCTTGTTACTAAAGGTCAGGGACTCCTGAAAGACGGTTCCGCCGTCGAAATCAAAGCTAAAGCAGAGTAAAAGGAGAGGGAAATGAATCTACCAGAAATTTCAGTAAGAAGACCGATAACAACTATCATGCTGTTTATAGCGATAGTTATAATCGGATTGGTTTCCTTTCAGAGATTGCCTATCGATTTGTTCCCGGAAATCGATCCGCCTTACATAAGCGTTTTGACGCAATATCCGGGCGCCAGCGCGCAGGACGTTGAAATAAATGTAAGTAAAAAAATAGAAAGCGGTTTGAGCTCCGTTACAAATCTTAAAAAGATTTCATCTGTATCGATCGACAATATTTCGGTTGTTCAGCTCGAATTCGAATACGGCACAAATCTCGACGAGGCTTCGAACGATATCCGTTCGGCTCTCGAATTTGCAAAGCGAAATCTTCCGGACGACGCCGAAGACCCGATCATCTTTAAATTCAGCACAAATATATTCCCGATCCTCTTTATTGCGGTTCAGGCTGAAGAAAGCTATGTAGGACTCAACAAACTTGTCGAAAGAGAAATAATCGACCCGCTCAAACGCGTTAACGGCGTGGGCACGGTTCAGGCTTTCGGCGGCCCGGTAAGACAAATATTGATTAATGTCGACGCTAAAAAGCTCGAGGCCTACAATATTTCGCCGGCGCAGATATCCCAAATATTACAGGCTGAAAACGTGAACCTCCCCTCCGGCTCTATTAAAGTCGGAGACATGGAGTACAACCTCAGAGTACCAGGCGAATTTACTGATGTTAATGATATAAAAAATATTGTCGTTTCCCAATCGGGAGGCAGATTAGTCTATCTTAAAGACGTAGCAGTAGTTAAGGACAGCTTGAAGGACAGAACGATCGACGTTCGTCTTAACGGCGGCAGAGGACTTTTCATTATCGTCCAGAAACAGTCCGGCGCCAATACGGTGCAGGTTGCCGAAGATGTAAAAGCCAAAATCGAGGAACTCAAAAAGAATCTCCCTTCGGACGTTAAAATCGATATAACCCAGGACTCGTCCGAATTTATTATTCAATCGGTGAATAATCTTACAGAAGCGGTATTGCTCGGAGCCGTATTTGTTTCTTTTGTAGTGTTGCTGTTTCTTAGAAAGTGGCGAGCCACATTCATTATCGTGCTAACATTACCTGTGTCATTAATCGGCGCATTTATTTATCTCTATTTTTCGGGCAATACTATAAATATTATTTCTCTTTCTTCCTTGTCTATTGCGGTCGGATTGGTGGTAGACGACGCGATAGTTATACTCGAAAATATAGCTCGACACGTAGAACGGGGAGCGCGACCGCGCGAAGCTGCGGTTTTCGGCTCTTCCGAAGTGGGGCTTGCCGTCGCCGCAGCCACGTTTACTATCGTGGCGGTATTTTTCCCGCTGGTGTTTATTTCGGGTATAGCCGGAATTCTTTTTAATCAGCTCGGATTTCTTGTTACGGTAATGATTCTTGTTTCGTTACTCGCGGCGTTGACGCTCATTCCGATGCTTTCTTCTAAACTTCTGAAATCGCGCAAAGAAGAAAAACCGATTAAGAATCCTCTGCTTAAAAAAATTGATGAAGGCTTGTCGTCCGCTTTAGAGAGCGTCGATAATTTTTATACAAGAGTTCTCAAATGGGCTTTGGATCATCGCAAAACCGTAGTGCTGACCGCTTTGTTGATATTTGCCTCTTCCATAATGTTATTGGGAACGTTGGGAACCGAATTCATACCGAAATCGGATTCCTCGCAGTTCCAGCTCACTTTGGAAATAGAACCCGGCAAAAGACTCGAAGAAACCATCAATTACGTAAAGGAAATCGAACGTATTGTTAAAGAAGATTTTCCGGAAGTTCAATATATGACAGCCCGCTCGGGAGTTAACGACCAGGGCTTTTCTTCTGTTCTGTTCGGTCAAAGCGAAGGCACGAATATAGCTACATTCCAATTCAAAACGTCGAAGATAGACGAGAGAAACCGTTCCGTATTTGAAATGGCTGATGCGCTGAGGGAACGGCTCAATTCGTTTGTGGGAATAAAAAGCATTAGCGTAAATACGGCCGGAGCCGGCGCGTTTTTAACAGGGGCTACCGGCGCTCCCGTGGAAGTCGATATTATCGGTCCCGACCTCGATGAATCGTACAAAATCGCTAACAGCATTAAAGAATATATGAATTCAATCGAAGGCACCAGAGACGTTCGTATCGACATCGGAGACCCGCGGCCCGAATTGCAGATAGTTTTGCAGCGCGATAAAATGGCGATGAGCGGATTAAATACGGCTATGGTTGGAAACGCTCTGAGAAGTCATTATTACGGCATTACTTCGACTACATACAGGGAGTTGGGAGACGAGTACGATATCTTTATCAGTCTTCCGCCTGAAAAGAAAACCAGCATAGACGACATCGAAAATCTGCCTGTTAAAACCTTGCTGGGAACGACCGTCAGACTGAAAGACGTCGGCAAAGTAGTTCAGGCGTATTCTCCTCCTACTATCAAAAGAAGAGAGCAGGAGCGCGTGATTGCAGTGCTCTCCGACGTCGAAGGCAGATCCCTCGGCGAAGTTACTTCGGATATTCAAAACTTTGTTGCCGGTATCGAATTGCCTCCGAATACAACTATCGAATACGGCGGGCAGATCGAACAACAGAGCGATACTTTCAAAGACTTGATGCTGCTGCTTGCGCTTAGCGTTATATTGGTATATATGGTTATGGCCGCTCAGTTCGAATCGCTGCTCGATCCGTTTATAATTATGTTCTCTGTGCCGTTTGCTTTTACGGGAGTTTTCATCGCTCTCTTTATTACGGGAATTCCTTTCAGCGTGATCGCATTCCTCGGCAGTATTATGCTCGTCGGTATAGTAGTTAAGAACGCTATTGTGCTTGTCGACTTTACGAATATTACAAGAGCCCGAGGCTATGAATTGCGCGAAGCGATTATTTATTCGGGCAGAAACAGACTGCGTCCCGTTTTGATGACCACATTTACTACTTTGCTGGGTCTGCTGCCGCTGGCAATCAGCACGGGCGAGGGTTCGGAAATATGGCAGCCGCTAGGCATTTCGACTATCGGCGGTCTCTTTTTCTCGACGTTGATCACGCTGATTCTCGTGCCCGTTCTCTATTCGTATTTCGAAACTAAAGTTAAACAGAAAAAAATTGTAGACTGAGAGGTGAAAAATGAAAGCTGTAATGATTGTATATAATCACGGTATAACCGAGGAAGTGGACGAAGCTCTTGAAAAATTATCCATTCGAGGCTTTACAAGATTTATTAACGTGCACGGTCAGGGCTCGGATAAAGGCGAGCCCCACCTCGGCACGCACATCTGGCCAAGCCAAAATGCCGTTGTGCTTACGGTTATAGAAGACGATAAGGTAGACCCGTTGCTCGAGGAAGTGCGTCAAATCAATCGCGAAGCGGAAGAACAGGGTATTCACGCCTTTGTGTGGAATATTGAAAAGACGGTATAGGAGCGGTTAATAATGAAGTTCGGTATAATAGCGGCGGGAACGGGAGAACGATTAAAGGAAGAAGGCATAACCGCGCCCAAGCCGATGGTAGAGATAGCCGGGAAACCGCTGATTAGAATAATAATAGACGAAGCCCTCCGCAACGGCGCTTCGTCTATTTCAAATTTTTTGAATGATAAACAGACAAAAATAATTTGTAATGAATTTTAGTAAAAAGATTGTATAAATACGTGCGTGTATGTATGTTTAAAGAAAAAAAATATAATGTTATGAGAAAAACGAAAAAGGAAGCGGAGCAGACAAAAAAGAGACTGATGAAGGAAGCGCTGATTATTTTTAATAGAAAAGGGTATGAAAACGCACGATTAGAGGATATTGCAAAAGCAGCGGGAGTAACAAGAGGTGCTATTTATCACCACTTCGGAAACAAAGCTAAATTGTTTATGGAACTAGCATTGCAAAATAAGCATAACTTGAATGAAATTATCGAAAGTAGCATAGATGAATCAGAGGAAGACCCATTCAATACAATGTATAATGTCATTAGCAAAATATTTGATAAATTAAAAAAAGACCCCTTGTTTCGCGGATTTGAGGAACTTAGAATTAAAACTGTTATGAATGATGAGCTCGAACCATTAAAACATATTGTTGATAAAGAACTTAAGGAAAGTTTTGGTAAAATGATGGGCATCTTAAATGGAATGGAAAGAAAAAATAAATTAGATAAGAATATAGATAAAGAAGCTCTTTCTCTGTTAATAATTTCTTTGGTAAGTGGATTGATTTATCTGAGATTAAGACATCCTAGCATTCTGAATATTGATAAGAAGTTAAAAAATATTATTCAAATTTTATCCGCAAGCATAGTGAAATAATATCTTTATAAAATTATTCATACGTACGTGTATGTATGTTAAAGTTATAAATAATACGAAAGATTAAAATGAAACTAAAAGGAAGCAATGTATTGATGTTTTTTTCCATTTCGTTGTTTTTGATTTTGACTGCTTGTTCACAAGAGGATAAATCTGCGAAAAGCATGGAAGAGATTTATCATGAAGAAGGAATACCTGTTAAAGTAAAAACAGTTGAAATGTCAAGGATGTCAAAAAAATACTTATATAATGCTGTTCTGGAAGGCATAGAAGAAACATCTAAATGCTCAATGATAGGAGATAGAGTGGAAAAAATATATGCTGAAGTAGGAGATTTTGTTAAAAAAGACCAGCCAATTATAAAATTTCCGAACGGCAATCCTTCGATAAAATATAACCAGGCTAAAGTAGCATTTGAAAACGCGCAGAGCACATATAAGAGATATGAAGAATTATATAAAGAAGGAGGCGTTTCTAAACAAGAGTTGGATAATATTAAGACTCAATATGAAATAGCTAAAGCTGATTTAGAAGCGGTTGAACAAGTAATTGAAGTTAGAGCGCCCATAGATGGGTATATTACTAATATAGCAGTTAAAGAAACGCAAAATGTGGACAAGGATCAGCTGTTATTTACTATATCGAATACTAACATATTAAAAGCGAAAATAAAAATAAGCGAGCAGGAAATTGAGTATATAAAAACGGGACAGAAAGCTTATGCAAAATGGAAAGAATATATAATTGGAGGAAAAGTAAAGCGTATATCTATGTTAATGAATCCTATAACAAAATCGTTCGATGCTACAGTGGAGTTCAATAATGCCCTGCATAAACTTAAAGCGGGAGTTACAGCGAATATTTACGTTGAGGAAGAAATCGGCGACGGTATCTTTGTCCATCGGGAAAACATATTAAGAGAGGGCAATGACTACTATGTATATCTTACTAACAATGGGAAAGCACAGAAGAGGAAAAATTGTTAAATAACTAATTAAAAATTAAACTGGAGGTAATTATGAAAAAACTACTATTAACATTATGGCTAATGTTAGCAGCTTTTAGCTTAACAAATGCTCAAACAAGCCTCAAGGGAACATTCGGATTGGGTATTGACGGAGTTGATTCACCTAATTTATCTGCCAAACTGTTTTTGAGCGATAAAGTAGCTATGGAATTTATGGCCGGTTTAAACCTATATGCCCCTGGGGGAGATGAACCTGTTGGGTATACGAAAGTTACCGGCATTAATTATCGTTGTGGGTTGGGTTTCTATTATAATTTTAATCATACAGAAAATCTTATGCCATATTTAGGATTAGACGCCCTATTTGAATCGGAGAAAGACGGAGGTTTTTTTGTAACAGAGCCGGATGCTAAAAACCGCTTAAAGCTAAATTTTGTTTTGGGTGCAGAGTATTTTATTTCCAGCCACTTCTCTATCGGATTGAAAGAGAAGTTG comes from Melioribacter roseus P3M-2 and encodes:
- a CDS encoding M16 family metallopeptidase, translated to MKRHISFLFLFLISGFMTAQTKKIEFVHYKLDNGLNVILHRDNSTPIVAVTVLYHVGSKNEDPERTGFAHFFEHLMFEGSPNIGRGEYFKIVESAGGQLNANTSFDRTFYYEILPSNQLELGLYLESERMLHLKIDSIGVETQRKVVKEERKQSYENRPYGSLLEKIFSNAYKVHPYRWIPIGSAQYIDQAKLEEFIEFYKTFYVPENATLSIAGDIDIEETKKLVEKYFGDIPRGNKPIPRPEVVEPPQQKEIREIVYDNVQLPMVVLAYHIPEQGTPDYYALRLLTTLLSGGESARLQKEIKDKKQMALAVGSIPLSLEDPGLFIVYGLTNVGVKAEDLENAIESEIDKVKKELISEYEFQKVRNQIESDFVNQNSRVAGIAENLADYLVYFGDPNLINTEIERYMKVTREDIKRVANKYFTKENRVVLYYLPKSMEKK
- a CDS encoding insulinase family protein: MFKKIISLLLIAGLIPVLAQVDRSRLPEPGPAPEIQLGEYESFELPNGLKVFVVENHKLPKVTFYLQVDSDPALQKEQTGYVEAVGELLRTGTKNRTKDKLDEEIDFLGASFSTSADNITASALSKYKDKIFEIMADVIMNSEFKQEELDKVKKQMISSLAASKDEPNAIARRVRSVLMFGKDHPYGELETEETVNAISLDACKNYYQTYFKPNISYLAIVGDISLEEAKQLVEKYLGGWQKGNVPEHKYNTPKPPLIMKVAMVDRANSVQSVISVCYPVELPVGSEDAIKASVANLILGGSATGRLFMNLREDKAYTYGAYSALRPDPIVGTYFAFAQVRNSVTDSAVAEILKEMKRIRSEKVSEDELAKAKNYLTGNFIRDLENPATIARFAVNTARYNLPKDYYKNYLKNLAAVTIDDVYNTAKKYIKPNNAYILVVGSADEVADKLTKFTVTNKIEYYDINGNPYDPTMKKIPEGLTAEQVIRNYVEAVGGADKLAAVKDRTVKMSGSMQGMNVNVTLYQKYPNKLYQEVDAGVFKQKTVFDGEKGYVEAMGQKQELQGDQLESLKNEALDAVLDYSKYGITPELTGMENINGKDAYRVVLTSAGGKKTTQYYDPDTWLLIRSVSSISTPQGSFTQTMDMSDYKEVDGVKYPFKYIQSFGPQSIELNVNGIEINTGLPDSLFEVK
- a CDS encoding cold-shock protein, which produces MAERKTGSVKWFNSSKGYGFISQENGEDVFVHYQSIVGEGYKTLNENDKVEFSVTQGPKGLQASEVKVIQ
- a CDS encoding cold-shock protein translates to MAERKTGTVKWFNSSKGYGFISQENGEDVFVHYQAIVSQGYKSLDENDNVEFNITQGPKGLQATEVKVI
- a CDS encoding TetR/AcrR family transcriptional regulator gives rise to the protein MSENLELQDRILALAEEKFQKYGFGKVTMEEIAADLGISKKTLYKHFSNKEHILREVIKKIKVDFETFFDELFNNESLDFFEKLKRLMEYVTKNSARFEGNMIKDLVHNHPGIWAELKEYRKEQARSRIVRILDEGTKSGFFRNDILSELVAVLISSVHNIITPEVIKELPITEKNAHIYFSRIIFEGILTDEGRKKLKELDLPQK
- a CDS encoding TolC family protein is translated as MKKIWLLIAMSAGLVFGQTNEKLVLDIDTAIKLALENNPNVKIARMEVNKSEEKFRETVSGYYPKIDASAQYQRYINKPVIFLPPGSPFGTTLEIGSDNSYNAAVSLSLPIFSLSLIEGTKTASLGIDIAKVNLRNTEIKTVTSVKKSFLGVLLAREYKIVMQQSLKNAQDNLENIRKLNAQGLMSDYDLLRAEVQVENLRPAVLQAENNYKLALDGLKVTIGLDASKNIDVTGELNYDENYIVPEYSAALEEVLKNNPQLEMLDKQVEISQKSVSFQKAAYYPSLAAFSNYQYQTQSNDFKFQDYKWVKTFLVGVQVQLPIFNGFKTNALVEQAEISLNQAVEQKEGFLKAIKTQISSVIYNISQAVKRIEAQSKTVEQAQKGYEIAKTRLENGLSTQLEVNDAELALRQAKLNRLQAVYDFHSALADLHELTGKSFNYEIKEN